Proteins from one Malaya genurostris strain Urasoe2022 chromosome 2, Malgen_1.1, whole genome shotgun sequence genomic window:
- the LOC131430391 gene encoding thymus-specific serine protease-like, whose amino-acid sequence MRTLGFIALLQVTVVAAGVHRSDEPNKQAQRQLFRQLHSRNASKYPSIPTATNNPDKAAVLENFFTTQVDHFNLQNTERWTLRYFSVSDYYKPGGPILIFLSGHRSLTPEMIDETTLIYEMGQEMNGAVFGFETRFYGHSRVTEDLSTDNLRLLNTDQVLADLAEFVTYLRNEVLEDPTARVLVSGAEYGGGLAAWFRIRYPHLGNVAWASSGYMNAIMNFEAFSEAWGETLIEHGSQKCYNEIFVAFHVMQNLIDLGKADVLFEKFNICHDIDPENEFQVQYFFFILMGSVELFTIANKDLADFSKVCDEITGAEAEIAVNAFANWFNNRWIAEEACIVSDPDVAVEIFQDTDWDSEYNALGARQVMYQECSEFGWFFTTDSPFQPFGDRVNIEFFIEMCRRIFGEWITAETIASGVDRANNRFGGVTPGSSLTLFTNGAADPWRTIGITRNLTVDATAVVIPNQLGSSDLTATSEDDPPELQEAKRNLKTKLASYLFPVAPWDSS is encoded by the exons GTGACTGTTGTAGCTGCAGGAGTACACCGGTCAGATGAACCAAACAAGCAAGCTCAGCGTCAGCTCTTCCGACAACTTCATTCGAGAAATGCATCGAAGTATCCAAGCATACCGACGGCAACTAACAACCCTGACAAAGCGGCTGTATTGGAGAACTTCTTCACCACGCAAGTTGACCACTTCAATCTTCAAAACACAGAACGTTGGACGTTGCGATACTTTTCCGTGTCCGATTACTACAAGCCCGGAGGACCCATTCTTATTTTTCTAAGCGGGCATCGATCGCTTACTCCGGAGATGATCGACGAAACGACGCTTATCTACGAAATGGGACAGGAAATGAACGGGGCCGTGTTTGGTTTCGAAACTCGGTTCTACGGACATAGTCGGGTTACTGA GGACCTGAGCACTGACAATCTTAGACTGTTGAACACCGATCAGGTACTGGCCGATTTGGCTGAATTCGTGACATATTTGAGAAATGAAGTCCTGGAGGATCCTACTGCTCGAGTTTTGGTTTCTGGTGCCGAGTATGGCGGTGGTTTAGCGGCGTGGTTCCGTATCCGGTATCCTCATCTAGGAAACGTAGCTTGGGCTTCAAGTGGATACATGAATGCTATCATGAATTTCGAGGCATTTTCGGAGGCTTGGGGAGAAACTTTGATTGAACATGGTAGTCAGAAGTGTTACAATGAAATATTTGTGGCATTCCATGTGATGCAAAATCTGATCGATTTGGGAAAAGCTGATGTGTTGTTCGAGAAGTTCAATATTTGTCACGATATCGATCCGGAAAATGAATTTCAGgttcaatattttttcttcattttgatggGATCAGTAGAACTGTTTACCATTGCTAACAAGGA TCTTGCTGATTTCTCCAAAGTGTGTGATGAAATTACGGGTGCTGAGGCAGAAATCGCAGTGAATGCTTTTGCAAATTGGTTCAACAACAGATGGATCGCTGAAGAAGCCTGTATAGTTTCGGACCCGGATGTGGCTGTCGAAATTTTCCAAGACACAGACTGGGATTCTGAATACAACGCACTAGGCGCCCGTCAAGTGATGTACCAGGAATGCAGTGAATTTGGTTGGTTCTTCACCACGGATTCCCCCTTCCAGCCGTTTGGTGATCGTGTCAACATCGAATTCTTCATTGAAATGTGTCGCCGGATCTTCGGCGAATGGATTACTGCAGAAACGATCGCCAGTGGAGTAGATCGTGCGAACAATCGTTTCGGCGGTGTCACCCCTGGGTCTAGTCTGACTCTTTTCACCAACGGAGCAGCCGATCCTTGGCGAACGATCGGTATTACCCGTAACCTCACGGTGGATGCAACTGCAGTAGTGATTCCCAATCAACTGGGCAGTTCCGATCTTACGGCCACATCTGAAGACGATCCTCCAGAACTGCAGGAAGCCAAGCGTAATTTGAAGACCAAACTCGCCAGTTATCTGTTCCCGGTAGCACCTTGGGATAGCTCGTAG